One part of the Aestuariirhabdus litorea genome encodes these proteins:
- a CDS encoding sensor histidine kinase, giving the protein MLSLLSDLSYRVKVPISLALAILISGLVITVVLIGQGERDLRDDLFESARDVGGVLSNTLTPLMRHDDLWQAYRMLHHATEESGLASQRLLLVVDNQQQVYVSNQPRRFPVKADPGQGNPEVGQLLKRLQQDALITDQLYSQRSDQNLYVVLSLVDDRVRIGWLIMGYPKSLLTSRLYDLYWRVTFSAFAVIVLLIPVGWWIGKQMVKPLSLLHQSMAQVGQTPLSEIAYQPPRRKDEIGKLGEQFGQMLDSLAEKERLEYQMVASERLTAIGRVAAGVAHEINNPLGGMLNALNTFKRFSQADPVAAKTASLIERGLIQIKDTVSVLLVQARAQSHPFTPKDIYDVIALLAADARKMGVQLDFQTEGDKPTELPSTPIRQILINLTLNAIHASSERSTVKGMIRFAPEGILISVENSGPTIPTEKLGRLFEPFVTDNPRAHGHGLGLWVTYQLVQQLKGEVVVVSEDGLTRFYVHLPEIERSEEVK; this is encoded by the coding sequence ATGCTATCGCTATTGAGCGATCTCAGCTACCGGGTCAAGGTGCCAATCAGCCTTGCGCTGGCGATTTTAATCTCGGGGCTGGTGATTACGGTAGTTTTGATTGGCCAGGGTGAGCGAGACTTGCGAGACGACCTTTTCGAGAGTGCGCGTGATGTCGGCGGCGTGCTTTCCAACACCCTGACCCCCCTCATGCGGCACGATGACCTGTGGCAGGCCTATCGGATGTTGCATCATGCAACGGAAGAATCCGGGCTGGCAAGCCAGCGGCTGCTACTGGTGGTGGATAATCAGCAGCAGGTTTACGTGTCCAACCAGCCTCGTCGTTTTCCAGTCAAAGCAGATCCAGGACAAGGGAATCCGGAGGTTGGCCAGTTGCTAAAGCGCCTGCAGCAGGATGCGTTGATCACCGACCAGCTCTATAGTCAGCGCAGCGACCAGAATCTTTACGTGGTGTTGTCATTGGTGGATGACCGGGTGCGCATCGGTTGGTTGATCATGGGTTATCCCAAATCACTCCTCACATCACGCCTCTATGACCTTTACTGGCGGGTGACTTTCAGCGCCTTCGCGGTCATCGTACTGCTGATTCCAGTGGGATGGTGGATCGGTAAGCAGATGGTCAAGCCTCTTAGCCTTCTACATCAGAGCATGGCGCAGGTAGGACAGACCCCTCTGAGTGAGATCGCGTATCAACCGCCTAGACGTAAGGATGAAATCGGCAAGCTGGGTGAGCAGTTTGGGCAGATGCTTGACTCACTGGCAGAGAAGGAGCGACTGGAGTATCAGATGGTGGCATCGGAGCGGCTAACGGCGATCGGGCGCGTAGCGGCCGGCGTTGCTCATGAAATCAACAATCCCTTGGGGGGTATGCTCAATGCGCTCAATACCTTCAAGCGCTTCAGCCAGGCGGATCCGGTGGCGGCTAAAACCGCATCGCTGATCGAGCGAGGCTTAATACAGATCAAAGATACTGTCTCGGTGCTGCTGGTCCAGGCCCGGGCCCAAAGCCACCCTTTCACACCTAAGGATATATACGATGTGATCGCGTTACTGGCGGCGGACGCGCGTAAGATGGGAGTGCAGCTGGATTTTCAAACCGAAGGTGATAAGCCGACGGAGCTGCCCTCAACGCCGATCCGGCAGATCCTGATCAATCTGACTCTGAATGCGATCCATGCTAGCTCGGAGCGCAGTACTGTCAAAGGGATGATCCGATTTGCGCCGGAAGGGATATTGATCAGCGTCGAGAACAGTGGGCCGACCATCCCGACTGAGAAGCTAGGGCGATTGTTTGAGCCTTTCGTGACAGACAACCCGAGGGCGCATGGGCATGGGCTGGGGCTTTGGGTGACCTATCAGTTGGTTCAGCAGCTCAAAGGCGAGGTAGTGGTGGTGTCTGAAGATGGACTGACCCGGTTTTATGTTCATCTGCCCGAGATAGAGCGATCAGAGGAGGTGAAGTGA
- a CDS encoding PhnD/SsuA/transferrin family substrate-binding protein codes for MLWLLGWSCSALADSAPIRIGLTPVFLDEQLSFLNDWKRYLEAKVGGPVEFIQRQSYREVTELLLAGELDAAWLCGYPYSQHQKRLRLLATPLYQGKPLYQAYLVVPSDDTQTQSLDNLRGKTFAFSDPDSNSGYLVVQSSLREQGRDARSFFRRSFYTWSHRNVVQAVADGLADGGSVDGYVWELLAQSNPDLASKTRVVSRSAHYGFPPFVSLREANPASQRLQTALFEMSLDARGQVLLQRLALDGFERSRPDLYHSIAEMAERL; via the coding sequence ATGCTGTGGCTACTGGGATGGAGCTGCTCGGCTTTGGCGGACAGCGCGCCGATTCGTATCGGACTGACCCCGGTCTTTCTCGATGAACAGCTCTCCTTTCTAAACGATTGGAAACGCTATCTGGAAGCCAAAGTGGGCGGTCCGGTGGAGTTCATTCAACGGCAAAGTTATCGCGAGGTAACCGAACTGCTGCTTGCCGGTGAGCTAGACGCTGCATGGCTCTGTGGTTATCCCTATAGTCAACACCAGAAGCGCCTGCGCCTACTGGCCACACCACTTTACCAGGGCAAACCACTGTATCAGGCGTATCTGGTTGTTCCCAGCGACGATACTCAAACTCAGTCACTGGATAATCTACGCGGTAAAACCTTTGCCTTTTCGGATCCGGACTCCAATTCAGGCTACCTGGTGGTACAGTCGTCATTGCGTGAGCAGGGGCGGGACGCACGCAGCTTCTTTCGGCGCAGTTTCTACACCTGGTCGCACCGCAACGTGGTCCAGGCGGTGGCCGATGGATTGGCCGATGGCGGTAGCGTTGATGGTTATGTCTGGGAGTTGTTGGCCCAAAGCAATCCTGATCTGGCCAGCAAAACACGGGTGGTATCCCGTTCAGCCCACTATGGCTTCCCCCCTTTTGTGTCTCTGCGCGAGGCAAACCCTGCCAGTCAACGCCTTCAAACCGCACTGTTCGAAATGAGCCTTGACGCGCGCGGGCAGGTACTGCTGCAGAGATTAGCGCTGGATGGTTTTGAGCGTTCACGCCCGGACCTCTATCACTCGATTGCTGAAATGGCAGAGCGCCTCTGA